The sequence CTCCGTGAATGGAATGTCTATACCATTTATGATTTCACCACTGCCCTAACACCATCCAGGTGACTGCCTTAAACGGTGCCCTGGCTAGTGTCATCTTGGAGCCATCTTTGGGTCCCTTCcctgcttttccctcttctcaCTCCCCTGCCTCCCACTCCCAGAGGCTTCTGTGTCGAAGAAGAAACGCATGTGTGTGAAGTTGGTGCCGCTGGGGGCTGCGGACACAGCTGTGTTTGACATCCGGCTGAGTGGGAAGACAAAGACTGTGCCTGGATACCTGCGAATAGGGTAGGGCTGCCCCCCAGCCTCTAGCCTCCTTCCTTGCCCTCTAACTCCCATATGTACTCTTCTGACCCTCAGGGCTCCCCTGAGGCCTCCTATCCCTTCtgccacctctctgggcctcagtttccacatgttAAAACGGGGACAGTTACACCAGTCTCGTAGGGCTGTCATAAGGAATAAATAAGTTCGTGTGTTTGAAGTGCACAGTATGGCGATATGACCCAACAGTGGCTTAGGATGTGGGCCAAGATGCTGAAAGGAAAACTCCCCAAAGGCAGGAGTCACCCAGAGGCCCagattcctctttccttctcctggcacctgttctcagccctggctgcaccTTATGCCAGAACccctttttgttttccctcccCCTCTAGGGACATGGGTGGCTTTGCCATCTGGTGCAAGAAGGCAAAGGCCCCTCGGCCAGTGCCCAAGCCCCGAACTCTCAGCCGGGATATGCAGGGCCTCTCCTTGGACCCACCTGGCCAGCCCAGGTGAGTCCTGGGCTCGGGGATGGGGGCAACAAAGGGGGATCAGGCTAACCTGGGCTGTCTGGTCTCCACCAGCAAGAGCGGCTTCCCAGAGCGGACGCTGTCCAGACTGGGCTCACGGGCCTCCACCCTGCGGAGGAATGATTCCATATACGAGGCCTCCAACCTCTATGGCATCTCAGGTGAGTGCagagtgggaaactgaggcacaggggtGGGGCAAGACTGCTTGAAGGTTAAATAGCCTAGAAGGGGCAGGGCCAAGGTTGGAACCAGGACTAGCTCCATGCTCATTCTGTAAAGACGGGGCAGGGGAAGGGACCCTATGTGGTAGGCTTCTGAGGTTACGGGGACAGCAGTGAGGCCCCAAGCTCCATTCCCCTCAGCTCCTTACTCCACTCTCCATGCTTTCCTCAGCCATGGATGGGGTTCCCTTCACGCTGCACCCCCGATTCGAAGGCAAGAGCTGCGGCCCCCTGGTGAGTCTAGACCCTGGGGAGCCTGGGTTTGCCCTTTCTCATTGCCTTTCTAGCACTGGAATGCAGTGGGTGTCATCTGTGCACCCCGCCCCCAGCACAGAGGCCCACATTCCTGGGTTGGGGGAGGCTGGGCCAAGGGGTAATGGCTAGAGGGTCTTAGTCTGAATGGGGGAGTCAGGAGGGGCAGTTGGATGCTGGTGGCTAGAGGCTGtggcaggaagagggaggggacgTTCAGGCAAATATTGAGGGGGAGCCGTCCTTGAAGGTAAGGAAGTGGGGGTTCCAAGTAGGGATCTGGGCCCCAAACTGACCTGACCCTGCCCACCAGGCTTTCTCTGCATTTGCTGATCTGACTATCAAGTCTCTCGCGGACATTGAGGAGGAGGTGGGTacggggtggggagggaatgCTGGGCCCCCCCACCTCTCAGGGCTGGAGATCGCTCAGTCCCTAAACATCCCCCCATTCCTTGGACACCCCCGTGGTCCCTCCCTCATTCTGAGCTCTCTCCCCCCAGTACAACTACGGCTTCGTGGTGGAGAAAACAGCAGCTGCGCGCCTGCCCCCCAGCGTGTCATAGCCCCTTGCCTGCCCCAGGGAAGAACCCCCTGCCCGACACTCCCTGGACTGGCAGCTGCCTGCCTCACCTCATGTTGGGGACCTTGGCGACACAGGGCGTTCTGGACCCTCAGCCATGCAGAGCTGCCACCCTGAAGGAGGGGGTGGACCTGGCTGCTTGGTGATGAGGtctcctgccctgggccctgcagggcaggggtgggggttggatgGAAACTAGTGCCTTCAAGTCATTTGTGTCAAAACTCCGGTGCCTGGAGGCCACATGGGCATCCTTCTGGCAATAAACATGCATGCTGTCCGGAGTCCTTATCCTGGCCCTGGGTCCTCTGTGGCTCCTGGTCTTCACCTCACACGCGGAGCACCAGCCAGGTTGGCTGTGCACCCAGCAAGCAGGTGAAATCCTGGAGGGGAGGTGGCATTGTTGCCACGCCCATTCCACAGAatggggaactgaggctcagccAGGGCCTGAGCCAGGACTCTAGGTCATAGAGCAGATCCTTCCCACTCTTCTATCCTTGAGcataacagtaataatagtaacagctATCGTGAATCATGGGACCATGTCCCCAACACCTGACGCACagtatctcacttaattctcccACAGCCCAGTGGGGAGCTCCTACtttgtcaccattttacagataggaaagcTGAGGCAGGGAGCGGCTAAGGTCACAGCTGGGAGTAGAACCCAGAGCCCACTCCTAATCAGCaagcttttcctcctcctctgcacCCCTTTGCCTCCACTGTGCTGTGGATACAAATGGGGAGCTCTTATTTGCAGTAATTAAGTTTTATAAAGTCACCATGAAAATTGAATTAGGAATACTGACTGGACTCTTCAGGAAAACAGGTAGTTTCCTGTAAGTCTCTGGTCATATTTTTGTGAAGCGATCAATAGATAaccttgttttgtgtgtgtttcaagacaccttgtttattatatatactgCTGATTTGCTAACATTGAACTCGCTGCCAACTGTACCTCAGGCCTGAGCAAAGCCCATCTAACACGTATTTTCTCCgaaaggcacatcacagccttcttgagCTTAGAGATACCAGACAGCACTTCTGCACTACGCTTGGGGGCCTTTTCCAAACAGAAATATCAAGGAAAAGCATAAAATTGTGCCACTAAATAGATGGCAAGAAGGACTTGTTTACAGTCTTGGAACTGGAACAAGCGGCAGAGTATCACCTTTCCACCTCCGCTGGGAACGTGCACTTCCTGTGACTCAAAAATTTCCTGCTCTGTGCATGTCCTCCAATGACGCCAAAAGCATCAGAAGtattgatttttttggggggggggttacaaataaattttagctagTAGGACAATTCACAAATAAGGAATCTGTGAATAATGAAGCTCGACTATTTGTGGAATTAACTGCCCCAGGCTCACGCCATCTTTCTGCCACGTGTgtgcttctccccacccccctttttatttaatttcttttattggggaatattggggaacagtgtttttccaggacccatcagctccatgtcaagtagtttttttaatctagttgtggggggcgcagctcatttgccacgtgggaattgaaccggcgaccttggtgttaagagcactgcgctctaaccactgagccaactggccccCCCTGCTTCTGCTCCCACATCCCTGCAGCATGGGGTGGCCCTGGTTCTGCCACTGTCGGGAACGTCCCCAGATGCCTGTGACTCAGAAAGGCTAAGGCTTACTTTTTGTTCATACCATGTGCCCACGGCAGGGGAGCAGCAGGCTGTTGGTTGTAGTTGTGCAGAAGTCTCTGACAGTGGGGACAGAAAGGGCTCACACTGTAAATTAAATGCCGTAGCCTGGAAGTGCGTCCTTCAAGTTCCACTTACAACTCATTGGCCAGAATGGGTCCCGTGGAACTTGGAAGGGCCAGCTCACCCTCCTGGGCCCTTGTGTCTATCAATACTTCCCCTGGGACCTGAGAGGGAGGCTGCCTTGCACAGGGGTCTGAGGGAAAAGGGGTCCCTGCTCTGTGATCTGAAGGGTGGTAGGGGAGGCAAATGCCTGCTCTGGGGTCTGAGTGGGGGGACAGCTGTCCTGGAGAGGTGGGTGAGGGGAGACCATGCAAAAGgtaccccctcccccacacactcaGTTTGGGAAAACTAGGCCTTGGGTGCTAAGATATCTCCCACATCTGcccctctgggcacagccagctcCTGCCAGGTCCAGCCCCGGCTGCTCTGGCGCCGGCCTAGGAATCCGATGCCCTGTGGAAGCAAAGCCCATTTGTTCTCCGTGGTTTCCTTCTCAGCCTCCCCCAAACCAGCCCTGGATCACTTTCCAGGGTGTCTGTGTGTGATGGGGCCCCTGCAGGACCTGTGCTGGCTTCGGGTCTGACTGGACTGTCACTTTCTGGCCCTGCAAGATTCCAAAGCTCTGAGCCCTGCTGTGAGGGCCTGGACCCTCACCGCCTCCCAAAGGGGCCAGGGCCACATCAATCTTAACAGCCCCAGGCTGAGCTGACATCATCCTGGGCTACAGAGGAGGGAGCCAAAGTCTTACCTTTCCCTCCTTTTGCTCCTGGGTGCTGAGAGCCAGGCATCATAGAGACCTGGGTACCAAGAGGGACATTTCTGGAGAGACGCTGTCCCAGCTCCACTGCTCACTAGCTGGTGACCCTGAGCGGTGACTCAACCTCTCTGTATTTACAGAACTTTTCCGTCACCCCCAAAGGAGACCCCGTCCTCATTAGCAGTGACTCCCTTACTCCCTCCCcgatcccctggcaaccaccaatctgctttgtgtgtctatggatttgcctgttctggacatttcatataaatggaatcatacactatgtgaccttttgtatctgacttctttcactcggTGTGatggtttcaaggttcatccagattgtagcctgtgtcagtgcttcgttcctttttatggctgagtagccTTCCATTGTGTAGCTGGATCCATTTATCAGCTGAttgacatttgggctgtttctaccttttggggATTGTGACTAGTGCTTCTATGAACATGCATGTAGAAGgatttgtttgaacacctgtcTTCGATACTTTCAGGCCTCCTTAAATTTTATACCCCCACCCTAGTCCTGTTCCTGGGGATGAGGCCACGGGGTCCAGCTTCTCGCTCCCCTGACCAGTCCAGGAGGTGAGGCCCTCTGCACCAGCGTCCAGCCAGGGGTGTTTCCTTGCTCTActctctcccccaccctgagACCCTGGGACCCGCCCCATTCCAGGGAGTTCTCAGAAACTGGAGTCTCCAGTATTCCTCAGGCACCTGCTCTATCCTGGATCCCTATGGGATGGGGTTTCAGCCATCGCTGCCATGTGGCCTCAcgtcttgggcctcagtttccccatctgtgagtGGGGCTGTCTTGAAGATTAACTGAGACCAGGAAAGCACCTGGTCTGTGCCTGCAACACCGGCATTTGATAAAGACGTGacatgtatgtattctttttctaTCTTCGTTGATATTCATCTTGCTTGCCAAGAGCCCATGCTTACTGGGCACCCGCGGCAGGCACCCCGTGGGACGCTCATGTACATTATCTCTTGACCCCACTCCGTTGGCGAGGAGAAAGTCTGTGTAGCTTCCAGGGggccagggaggaaggagatggcTAAGGCTGGTGAGGCACCCAGCTGGGTCTCTACCTGGGGTCAAACTTGGGAACCAGCTACCCTGCTGGTTGCTGTCATTTCTCTGCCCACTGGGGTCTCAGGGGGTCTTCAAGCCACTGTGTGGCTGAGACTACTTTGCTCCTTGGGCCCTGGAGTCCCCATGTGGCCCAGGAAGGGACAGGCTGGAAGACTTCCAGGGACATCTGTCCATTTGGGGTAGAGGTGTGGGGGGGTCAGGCCATCCCCACTCCCAGTGAAATTTATATGCATGATTCGTGGGAGATGGGTGCCAGATTGGGGTCTACAAGGGGCATATCCCCGGCCTCCCATTCCTGTTACCCCACCCTTCACCCCAAGCTTGGGCTTGGCCATGCAGCAAGTTCAGGTGTGGCTCAAGTGACACAGAAATAGGGTTGAAGTTTATTTGTGAGTTCTGCAGGAAGGGAGTGGGGCCAGGGCCTCTGGAACCCCCTGGGGCACCAAGCTATCCACTCCAAGCCCTGTCAGTTCCGTGAACCCCAGAAACTGGCCGTCAACCCCTCCTTTTCCTGCCATCAGGCACTGACAGCAGCACAGCCTGACATGAACTGAGGACATACTGTGCTCAGGTTCCTGGAATGGCTTACACAGAGTCTCACAGGAGCCCTAGGCAGAGGGACCGCttccatccccattttatagacaaggaaactgagacacaagaGTGGTGAAGCCCTCAGCCATGGACCCACAGCCAGGAGTCTCGGTGCAGCCCTCCAAGGGTGCTGTGGCCCTGGGACGCTCTAAGCTCTGCACACACAAGTTTCAAACGCTCACAGCCTGGAAGGAGTCGCAGGGACTTGCACTGTCAGCAGCATGGGGGTTACAGgccccaggttcaaatcctggctctgacgCTCAGTACTGGCCGGGGGACCCCTGGTGAgtcactgcccctctctgggcccggtttcctcatctgtaaaatggatggaGACATTTAGAGAACTACCACCTAAGCCCCACCACCCCCTCCTGCCTATCAGAGGACCTCATTCCTCTGCACagctacatttcccagcctccccctGTAGCAAGGTGTGGCCATATGTCTCTGTTCTGGTCAGTGAGATATAAACAGGAGGGTTTCAAGGCCTCCCAGGAAGAAGTCCAAGAGATGCTGAGCCAGCCCTGACCTCTGCCTTTCCCTCCAAGTGAGGAGGTGAGGGCTGGAGCTCTGGCAGCCATCTTGTGCCATGTGACAAACTTGAGGACAAAAGCCAAGGATGCTGTGAACTCAGAGAGAAATCAAGTTGTACTGCTACTGTAACTGACCCTGGATCTAGCTCTACAGAGTGCTATTCCTGCTGCCTGACACCCGCTCTCTATCCCCGAGCCCTGGGCTCATACCAGCGTGGAGTCCTTTCCCGAACCCCCTGGCTTGTGGCTCAGCATGCTGCGCATCTCGTGGGTGACCCCCTCCCAGTGCCCCCCACTGGCTGATAGCGACCGGTGCATTCGGGATGCAGGCAGGCtgctctcccagcctcccccCATGGCTGCAGCTGCTGTGGTAGTGACTGTGGGTCTGAGGGGGTCCCCAGGTTCTGGGCAAAATGAGTAGGGAGTTCGGTGGTGGGTACCCTGTTGGGGCTGAGCCTCAGGGCTGGCCTTGGAGACTTCAGCAGGGCGGACGGGGTCATCTTCAAAGTGCGGTGGGGACAGCTCATGGAGGCCACGGCGGGTGGCCCGGGCGGCCCGGAGCAGAGTGTGGGTCAGCACAGCCACCAGGGCCAGGGCACCCAAGCCAAGGATGGAGGCAGCTGCTGCTCCGGTCTCGATCTCGAAGAGCAGCAGAGCGTAGATGGACAGTGCTGAGGAAGGaaatgtttctcatttattcagtcagcaaatatttgctcCCCAAGCCCTGGGAGAGGTCCCCATACAGGGGCCAGTTATTCAAAACCATATAACACGGCAGACACGTGGATTAACTAATCCAATCCTCTCATACCCCACAACGACCTCATGATGCCAATTTTACCATAAACGGCTACATTTTCTATTATGTTATTATGTGTACTTTACCACAATGAAAACAACCCAGATCTCAGGCTTTCTGAATCCCTGTGATTGGCCTTGAGTGAATCACAGGTCCACTCTGGCCTCATTTAGCTGATCTGAACAAGATGGTTGGTGACTAAACCTTGAGAACCTGTTCTTATTCTCTGTCACCCTGTCCAGCATCCAGTTGGCACCAGTCTTTACTGTGGGGACTGTCCTATGCATTGTAGGACATTTAGCAGTGTCTACCtactagataccagtagcaccTTCCCCCTGCCGTCgttacaaccaaaaatgtctccagatattgccaaatatctCCTGGGGCACAGAATCAGCCCCCATTGAGAACTGCCAGTCCAGTCCCTACCCCAACCCTGGCTATTGATCTAGGAGCTCTGACCCACTCCTGTGGCATCAGTGATGTGTATGGTACTAGGCTTGGCCAATTAGCATTGCTTCCCCTGGTTGTAGTGATTGCAGCAGGGCTATCACATGACCCAAGCTCAGCCAATCAGATTCCCTGGGGAACTGGTAGCTGAGACTCCAGAGCTGACTTCTTGGCTCTTTGTGGGCTGTTTTTATGCTTTCTCTGGCGCTGCACTCTTGCTTTTGAAAATGCCACACACTGTATCATGTCTGACATATTAAAGTGAGGCCAAGGACTTTTTTTGAtctaaacatttttgaaaaggtctttataattatttttttggcTGTGGTTAGCAACGAATGGAGGATTGGCTGGACATGCTGGGGAATTCTTGCCTAGTGAGGTCACCTAACCTCAAAAAGAATCTAAATGAGAGCTGAACGAATTCTTAATTTAACACTTAATGAGGCTGAAATAGTTACTTTCTTTGCCCTTTTCTCATATTTTAGAATGAGGGCATTTTATTCTCCAAATTGCCAGAAGTTTTGTCAGCTCGTGAAAAGGCTGGAGGTTGTAGTTATTGTGTGGAAAGTGCTCCTTGGTCGTCCTCCTCAGGGGACAGCAGGTGAAGAGGTGAAGCAAGAGGCATTTCTGATGACCTCATttgagcacctggatccagccaCACCTGAAGCCAACAACCCCTGATCTTTTCTGATACACAAGTCACCCCATccactctcttttttaaaaaaaccccacatctGGAGCATTTTATTAAGTTCAACAACAAAAGTTATGCAGAATGCCCTGCACTTCATATAAAAATTCCCACAATGAGCCGTAGGCTCACATCTCACAAgtacatgttttaaatatatcttcTAAACTTCTACTTCTCTACTGTGggactaataaaaaaaagtgatagcAAATCCCTATTTTTCATTcagttgaataatttttcttccagTAAAACAGATTGTTTATTGGGCTGCCAGGAATTAGTGTGGGACTCAGCATAGAGTATGCAGACCATCAACAAAATTTTCAAGATTACAACAAAACATAAGACGTCAAGAGTCTCTTTAAAGAAATCTGATGGTTTGATGCCTTTACCCGCAGGTGTGGATGAAAGTTGATCTAAGAAAAGTGATTACAAGTCAGGAAAGGAAAGACAGGGTGATGGGTCCTCTGGCACCCagctaattaattatttttactccGCTTCATGTTTTgggatttaaaaatgtacttctaGTGTATAAATCACATTTTCCCCTCCTTAAGCCATTCTTGAGTTGAAAGTTCTGATGTTTATAACTAAAACAGTTTTTGCTAAGGCTAACCTCTGAAACACTATCTCCAGAAACCACCAAGGACATAGAAACTTTTGTTCAAACCAAAAGTTTCAGTAGAAAACTGATGAATCAGAAGTGTTCTGAAGACAAGTACCATTTATGAAATTCCCCCACGGGGGCCAGATGTCACAGGGATTAACTTAGAATCCTCTCAGCAATTCTATGAGGCAATGAACAGTTATCATCCCATtataccaatgaggaaactgaggcacagagagaattTTCCCAAAGCCTCAGAGTGAGAAAGTGTCAGAGCCAAGAGTTGAACACAGGCAGGGTGGCTCCAGAGCTGACCCCATTTATGGGGCCATTACCTCAACCCAGGGCCCTATACCCCACATCCTATCCCCGAGCACACACCTGCTAAGTAGACGGAGACCCCGCAGCAGAAGAGGCCGAGGGCCACATGTCTGAGGAGGCGGCAGTCGTACAGAAACCAGTCAgacctgggagggagggggcaggaaggaaaAGGGCTCAAGAGGTGAGGCTGATGGGGGAAGGccagggaaaagagggagggaatgaCCCAGTTTTGGGGAAAATGAGGTCTATGTGAGGACCCAGCCACctaaccatccatccatccatccatccatccatccatccatccatccatccatccacctctccatccatccacccacctctccatccatccacccatccacctaTCCATTTTTCCAGGTAAATGTCTACCACCATTtaccatccattcattcatccccATCAATTATTCGATCATACAGCCACCTATCCATTTAACCATGCTTTATGAATCCATCCACTCATTAATCCATCCATTCATTACCCACCCATCCATGTATCCATCCTCCACCTCCTATCCATCAAACCAACCAaacatccatctgtccatccatgcAACCACCATCCATTCCCCTTCCCCATAACCCGTCTGTATACATCAGTCCATTCAAACATCCAACACTTGCGAAGTAGCTATTATGTACGGACACTTGCTAGACACCTGACTTCCATTATTTTACAGGCCATAAGCTTATTtgggagatgaggaaactggttAACTTGCCACCAATGATGACAGAAACAGATTCCCAAGAGATGACACTGACTGCGGACCTAGTTTTGGGCCTGGCACCATGCTACATACTTCCCTGGTGGGCACTTTCCCTTCTCCAGTCCCAAGAGATCAGGAAATATAGGCTCTTCCATCATCACTCACCTCCCACCAGTACGTTTGTGGCCTCCTCCCTGGTCTCCCTGCACTTAGAGCTTAATGTTCCATAAATGACAGGGGCTTTCAACACTAGAGCTAGCTGGCCCGGGGcactctctgagtctcagttgccacatctgtaaaatgggttgcAGCAATGGTTGTACCTTCTGTAAATTTTAAACTAATATAGAatggaggaagagaggcagggatgGAAAATcaaagaggggaggaaaggaaggaaagatggatggatggaagcagggagagagaTGATAAaaggatggggggagggagggatggatggagggaagACGGGGGGAAAAAACCTCTCCCCCAACCTGAGGCCCAGATCGGGGCAGCGGTTCGCCCAGGCTTGGCCAGTACCCAGCCGGGCGGAGGGTCCAGTCCTCCTACCTGCCGGGGCCAGGCCCCCTGGCCAGCTCGGCGCCCAGGTGGCCGCAGAGAGCGGCGAGCAGCAGGCAGGTGAGGCCCAGCACCAGGGCGAGAGCGGCCAGCGCTGCGGCCAGCGGCAGCAGCGCCCCGGCCGCGTCCTCGGGCAGCCCGGGGCCCGCGCCCAGCTCCGG comes from Rhinolophus ferrumequinum isolate MPI-CBG mRhiFer1 chromosome 18, mRhiFer1_v1.p, whole genome shotgun sequence and encodes:
- the MVB12A gene encoding multivesicular body subunit 12A, with protein sequence MDPGHDAAPLAGLAWSSASAPPPRGFSAISCTVEGAPASFGKSFAQKSGYFLCLSTLGSLENPQENVVADIQVLVDKSPLPPGFSPVCDPLDSKASVSKKKRMCVKLVPLGAADTAVFDIRLSGKTKTVPGYLRIGDMGGFAIWCKKAKAPRPVPKPRTLSRDMQGLSLDPPGQPSKSGFPERTLSRLGSRASTLRRNDSIYEASNLYGISAMDGVPFTLHPRFEGKSCGPLAFSAFADLTIKSLADIEEEYNYGFVVEKTAAARLPPSVS
- the TMEM221 gene encoding transmembrane protein 221 — its product is MARSYGSRVLAAMILLGIPAAVLAALGAQLLFQLQAGRAELRGPRTDGLSPELGAGPGLPEDAAGALLPLAAALAALALVLGLTCLLLAALCGHLGAELARGPGPGRSDWFLYDCRLLRHVALGLFCCGVSVYLAALSIYALLLFEIETGAAAASILGLGALALVAVLTHTLLRAARATRRGLHELSPPHFEDDPVRPAEVSKASPEAQPQQGTHHRTPYSFCPEPGDPLRPTVTTTAAAAMGGGWESSLPASRMHRSLSASGGHWEGVTHEMRSMLSHKPGGSGKDSTLV